From Triticum urartu cultivar G1812 chromosome 2, Tu2.1, whole genome shotgun sequence, a single genomic window includes:
- the LOC125534057 gene encoding FCS-Like Zinc finger 2-like encodes MVPSVACSFFFDDELLGEPGMPAMDACALCAKPLSRDHDVFMYRGDTPYCSEECRHEQMHLDAVCAKQAARRQQRFSAETESHRGQRQSRKVSVAS; translated from the coding sequence ATGGTGCCATCAGTGGCCTGCTCCTTCTTCTTCGACGACGAGCTGCTCGGCGAGCCCGGCATGCCGGCGATGGACGCGTGCGCGCTCTGCGCCAAGCCGCTGTCGCGCGACCACGACGTCTTCATGTACAGAGGGGACACGCCCTACTGCAGCGAGGAGTGCCGCCACGAGCAGATGCACCTCGACGCCGTCTGCGCCAAGCAGGCCGCGCGGAGGCAGCAGCGGTTCTCGGCGGAGACGGAGTCCCACCGTGGGCAGCGGCAGTCCAGGAAGGTGTCGGTCGCAAGCTAA